tcaagacaGGCTAAGAGAGCTACGTCCAGCAGGGTTGGACTACTTTTAAATCTTATactcttaaactaaagatatctgttttaatttgtttgtctagtTTTGACTTGAAACAAACTTGAAACGGACTGTAAGAAAGTAAAAGAAACTTTcaaatcttgtggtcttaaactaatgatatataaaatgtatcaaaatatcatttactctTGCGGTTTTAAACATGCCTcgtggaaagttgaaattaaaagtttgtcaaaaaaggaaaaaaaacattttttttgaaacggactaaaaagaaaagtaaacaaacaaattgaaatgcaGGGAATAGAATGTACTCAAATGTTCTTTAATCTTGCGGTCTTAAACATGCCACGtggaaagttaaaattaaaaagttgtcaaaaaagGAACGAGACGATTTTTTTGAAatggactaaaaagaaaagtaaaacaaacaaattgaaatagagggagcaatactttttttttctggTATTTGTGATTATAAAATGCGGTAGGTACTCATTGTATTGTGTTGAATATTGATGTATTTAATCTCTTGAAGTTGAAGTACTTTGCTTCCTGACATGATTTTTAGGCCGTCAAAGTTCTTGCAAAAAGTCCCACATTTGCTAAAGATCCAAGGAGTCTTCAGTTTGAAGCTGATGTAAACCGCCTCTTCCTTTACACTAGGTAAGGATCAAACTCAACACTAAAAGGAAAAAGTAATGCTGTTGTCTAAGATGCTGGTGTTTCCTAGGTGATTCAACTACATCTTAGTTGCGTTTTATTTATAAATCAGTCGATCAACTCTGGGTTTTATCTGTGTTCTTTGAAACTTACTCCAAGAACATAGCTTTATCATTGATGCTTGTACTAAGAATTGGCAGAGCCAAGTTGTTTGGCTGCATTTTTGTACTTTTCCTTGTAAGCCATTTTTAGAAGGAAAAGATTGtcagagcccgtttggatgggcttaaaaaaagtaacttttatctatgaagtgcttttagaactttgaagtgctgaaagttatttttataaataagcagttgagtgtttggataaaagtgcttatgatgtgaattttagggttaaaagaataaaaaaaggtagtttgggaatttagttaaaatataagggatataaagtaatttccatggtcaaagaaaatgactttaagcactttggaaaaaaaagttaggaatcctaacttttcatttttgactgactttaagaactttatggcttaaagtcagcattaggcaaacacgtccagaagctaaaaaggggctttaagttggttttgaccaacttaaagccaatccaaacaggctctcagtttgattcagctttCTGTATGAGTAATTTGACCAACCAGGATGGGCTCCTTCATGTTAATACAATCTTACAGGTTTGCTTTtccatttaaaacataaatatacaaCCTTATAAGATTTGTTTTAACAAGAGAAAGGCAAAGGGAAAGGGGTTACATATTCCATTGTTAATAGATGAAGTTATGAAAGCTTACCTTATTATTTGTGAAAGGAAAGAGGTTTTATTTGgatattttacatttttttctgGTTATCTCATATTTTGTTTGATGATGGAAGCTTAAATTATGTTTGAGTTGAGTAAGGTCTTGTTTCCGTGCTGACAAACATGTATGGGACTGGTTGAAGTACTGATGAATGTTTTCTGCTTTCAATTCTTTTAAGAGCTAGGATTTTGCTTGAGTCATCACCCAACACTCCTTATTCCACATTCtcatttttgtttcttctttagAGAACTGTTGCTTTTAAGTCTTTAACACTAATTGCAATAGATACCAATCCAGAGGGAGGTTGCAATATATTACCGTCCTCTATGGCACTTGCCTGTAACTAATTTCTTTTCTGATGAATGGCTTTTATGAAACCTATGATGGTAAAATTGCATATATCTTTTGTGCTTTCAGTTTCACAACTTACAGTTTGAACTTTGCATGATTAACTTCACCTTTCAGTTACAATCGTTTGGGGAAAGATGTCGTTGAAGCTGATGCAGAGGAGATCATTGACATGGCTGGCAAGGCCTCCCTAGCTGATCAACAGAAGCAGGTCCAAGAAAATGTGCATTCCCAGATTACAAACTTTTGCAAGTATATGAATCACATATTACAACCTGATCTTAAGGTCAAGGAAAAGCAGGGCACATCATCTTCTGAAAATAATTCTTCTCCTCGTCGCAGTGGTCTCAGTCTTGCTATTGGTAGGACTGCTCCATCGAAGGACCACATCGGTAAGAATCTTAAGCTGAATTTCCATAACACCTTTTAAGTTTGTTACCTTTCTAAAATTTGTTTAGAAGTTTCATGAGTGCCAAACTTTAGCTTACACGCCCGCAACCCTTTGCTATCCTGCATTTGCTATGTTATCAGATTAGGAAGACAAATTTCAACTCCTAGccataaaaaacaaaaaagggaCTCGATGTAATTCTGACTAGACTGGTTCGTGGAATGTAATGCCTGAAAATAGTTGTGTAAATTTATTGTGATCGTTTGCAAATTGATTAGGTGGATGAAATTTAATCCTCAgctcaagcctcttagcatactaGATTCACCAAACAGAGCTGTCTGTATGTAAATTGCTAAAATTTGAAGGAATTTCCCCCTTTTACCTTCCTAATATATGCTTATGTTGAGTTACCAAACAGAGCTGGCAAAAGTTGCAAAGATTGAAGCAGTTGTTCCCGTGAACATTCTAAATTTATGCTGGTGCTTTCTTTGTTAGCTTTCATAGTTTTTCCAATGCCTTCTTATTGTTTAAGCAAGAGCACTGAACACTCCTTTTGAGTAGATACTCTAGATCCGCCCTACCCTGGTGAGGCTAGTTATTATCAAGAGAAGTATTGTACTAATGAATAGCTACTTGCAAGGAATATAATGTTGTTAAATGCAAGGTTTTTGTTCTAATATATTTGCTCTTGTCAAGCTCTCATCTTTGAACATTGCAAGGTTGTTGTCCCACTGTCTGTAAGTGTATGGAACTGCCATGGAACTTTAAGTTTCTTTATGTCAAAATGTGTATTTTTACTTGTAACTTGTGTCTTCCACTATCTTGGATTGTTCAACATCAGTATCAGCTCTTAATATCGATTAGATTGTTATGAGGATCTTCACCCCAAGGtctaatcattaaaaaaaaaaaggggttCTTCATCCCTAGGTTAGCTGTCTGATCTTGTAGGGATTCAGTTTACTAATGGCACATTCTTTTGATTTTATGCATTGCTCCCTAATATGGATGACTAATACTGGACTTTATCTAGGTTTAAATATTTTGGTTTCTTTGCTGGTTGATTGGTGATATCCCTACCCAATGACATTATATCTCTTTCTTTTGATGTTCTTATTTCTTGGATAAGCTTCTTATCTATATGACTCGGGTCTTTTGAAGGCCTGTTCCATGATTTAGTTCTCCTAGTTTATTTGCTGTATGAGACAGCTACAACCTTAGCATATACTCCTGTTTTTCTTTTCTAGGGAATCTTGATTTAAGCCTTTGATCATCCTTGTATAATTAAAACCTATCTGTAACAACCATCCTCTATAACTACATTTTGAGTTTTGTTTGGAACAATTGTTCATGTTATATTTTACTACTCTATAGCAGTATCCGACCTATAACAACAGAGGCTATCATTATACCAATACACTCTTTGTAAAAttacttcaaaaataaaaatcccTACTCAAATGTTGATTGATTTTGCTTTCGCTAATAATGCTAATTCTGATTGACAGAAGGGAACCCTTAATGAAAGTTTagatgaaatttattttctttggtAAGCAACCTGGTGATCTTAACTTGCTTGTTAAATTTATTCTTTGTTCTTGCTGTAATTAGACCATGACTCTTGTAGCCAAAAAGTTTAGTTAGCTTTTTTCTTAATAATAAATTACTAATAATTGAATGCAATATATGTTTGAAAAAAGTAAGTATAATTGTTATTTTCTCTGGTGCTAGATTCTTAAATCTTGTCCTTTATCCTATCCAAAATTGAAGAGAGAGAATCTTTAGTTATTAACAATTTCCTCATAAAGGACCCTAGATTATTTATCAAGAAAGAAAGAGGAAAGAAAACAAGAGAGACTATTAATATAAGTTCTTTCAGAATAACAACAATAGTAGTAGTGACAGTAACACCATATAGTCCTAGTAACTTGCTTATGTTCATTTGTTAATAGATCCACCTTGTACTACtatttaatttcttcatttttctattcttttttcttttagattTTGGTAGTCTAACAAGCATTATACTCTTCACATGTTGTtactataaatttcaaatataaccaGTGATATTGTTTTCATAACCTTTTGGATATGATCATACTTTCATTTTTGTTGTTTGGTTGTTCAGTATTGAGCTTGCGGTAAGtagaaacaaaacaaatataatgcTAATGATGCTTTTTTCAGACTTTCTTCAAATAAACTACTTAAATTTGTCATCTAAACATTTTGGTCATTCATAAAAGTTCATGTCCTGAAAATGTGGATCCATACATATTTGTTGGACAGTTCTCATAAGTTGTGTACAATAAACTCTTGAAAAGTGGGTTATGACATAAGATCATTGCTTCAATATCTTTTTGGTGTTCTCACATAGATTATATTCAAGCTTTCCAGTCATCTTGGACAAAACATTTTCTTTTTCCCTGCTAGTGTGGATGACTTGAATTAACTGCATTGCACCCTGGATTTTGATTACTGTTCTGCTTTCAGCACAGCTATACCTGAAAGCAAGCCATTGAAGCGCACAGAGGTTTCACAGAGTTTAAAGGATCTTATGGGCTACACTCTCGAGGTCAAACCTTCTCGAATTCCACACGAGGATGCTGGGCAAGGTTTATTCATACATGGCGAAGCTGATGTTGGTGCTGTGTTAGCATTCTATCCTGGTGTAATCTACTCCCCTGCATACTACCGCTATATTCCTGGATATCCACAAGTTGACtcccaaaattcatatttgatcACACGGTATGATGGAGCTGTGATAAATGCACAGCCTTGGGGTGCTGGTGGTGAGTCTCGTGAAATATGGGATGGGTCGTCTCTTCCTGAACCTAATCACATCATGCAAGCTGATGGAAAGGGTTCTGAGCGAATTTGGAAAATGCTCAGTAAGCCATTGGATGGAACACGTCTAGGAGGCAACCATGAAGTGCTGGAAAGGAGAAACCCTCTAGCCTTTGCTCACTTTGCCAACCACCCAGCAAAAGACATGGTACCAAATGTAATGGTATGCCCTTATGACTTTCCTCTTCCAGAGAAGCACATGAGAGTCTATATACCAAATATTTCATTTGGAAATGATGAAGAAGCTAACATGAGGAGGTTTGGCACCTTTTGGTTCAAATCTTGGAAGTCTGGCAAGAATGGATTAGATGTCCCTGTTCTAAAGACGCTTGTTCTTGTGGCAACTAGAGCAATTAGTAATGAAGAAATTCTCCTGAACTACAGATTGAGCAACTCAAAGCGAAGACCACCATGGTACACTCCAGTGGATGAGGAAGAAGATCGAAGGAGGTGGagctaaagatgataatgatgaaTGGTTCATGTTGAAGTGTACCAACCATGAAATCAAGTGCATTTCTGTATATGACGCCAGGAAAACAGTGAGAACATTTATTTTGGTGACTATAATCTAGTTCACTTTTGGTTTTCCATCTTTTTGAATGGTTTGCTTGTAGCAATTATGGCTGGTGGCCAAGCTAACCTCTTAAGAAAATGATTTGCTGAGCTGGACAACAGAGCTACTATGCTTTGGACTAACGTGAATTATTCTTACATAAGCTACATAATAAGCGGAAAAGGAATCCATCCATTTTatacaaaatattaaattttattttgattgcttATGAAATTCTAGAGCCTTCATTTTCTTGTTGAAAGTTGGATGATTACTCCAGCTTCCTATGTTTTATATATGTTTCTTTATAAATGGTTTTCACTAATCTACTTTACAGCCACCAAACATTTGAAAGCAATGTTGATTTGATGCAGTCATCAAAACTTTGATGTACACTTAGacatttgttttgttttttaataTATTCTTTCCCTCCTATGATTGATCAAACATTACATACATGATGAATCATAACCACCATAGTATTGAGCTCTTGTTTGATGAATGCTCATAAGTGAGGATCAACTTCAATGCATAAATTGATATTTGTATTCAAGTATTGCACAGAAGGCGTAACATAAATTAGATGTTACTATTTATTAGCAACTAGAAGTTTGGGATTGATACGCAGTTGTTGTTCTGTTAGGAACTATAGAAGAGATGTGCTAGAACAATGAAGCCTGCCCTCTCCAATTATTACTGATCATGCCCTGCAAGCTGTGAACTATTAGCTGGCTACTTGAGATTAGATGTTATTTTGCCTATGTTTCTGTAGTAAGTGTTAATAGACAAATGTATCATTGTTTCTCTAAATTTATTAGTTCTGGCTGAAAAGGGAAAGTGCAGGAGAGCATTGTGATTACAAATGAGCAAGAAGGTTGTCAATATTTTGGCGTGGCCTACATTTTGCTAGCAATGGTATAGCCTTCGGCATATTGAGCCCAGGTCCTCCGGTCATGTCTACCAGCTCTTCACTTACTCTCTCCCATTCAAAGCACTGAATAAGTGATCCTAATGCCAAACCAGCCACATGCATTGCCAAATTTTCACCTGGACATCCTCTCCTTCCATATCCAAATGGCATTAGCCTGAACCCGTCTCGTTGCCCTTTGAAATTGATAAACCTTTCAGGCTTGAACTCATTTAGCCTATCCCACAATTTAGAATCATTTTGTATTGCCCACAAATTCACTAGCAACATTGTACCACGGGGTACACGAAAACCTCCAAGGACACACTCATCGGAGGACTCGTGTGGCACAAGTAATGGACCAGGTGGGCATATCCGGAGAGTTTCGTTTATGATTCCATGGAGATAAGGGAGTTGAGTAAGGTCTAAATCATCAATTAATCTTGATGACTCTCCGATGTGAGTGTCGATTTCATTTTGAGCTTTCTTTAGTGCCTCGGGATTGTTCAGAAGAAATGATAATGCCCATTCCATTGTGCTACCTGTAGTATCAGTCCCTTCTGTTAACATGACTATTCCCATGCCTCTTATCACTTCATCTGTGTAATAATCAGGCTCTGAATCTTGGAGTGATAGAAGAACATCAATCATGGTATTGTTCTTTTGCTCCAAAGAAGATCCCTTTCTGCTGTTCTTGTGCTCTTCAATCAATTCTTGCATGAATTTATCCCTCTTCTCCTTCACTAACTTCACCTTATCCTCAAGATTGTTTACTCCTATCCATTTAAGAAGTGGCACAAAATCTCCTATATTTGTTGCACTACTCACTTGGAAAGTTTCTATCACAATCTCTTTAAACCTCCTACATTCCTCCAATTTCCCAGCAGAACCACCATAGTATTTTTTTCCCAGCAATCATCATCATTAAAATATTCAATGTCATCTCAAAGAAAGCCGCTTTCATATCCACCACGTTTGTCTTATGATCTCCACCACTGGTTTTCCCCCTTACAAGGCGTTGGACCAGACCGCGAACCTCATCTCTATGGATATCAGCAAACATTTGAATTCTCTGAGTGGACAAGATTTCAATAGTAGCAATCCTTCTTAGGTTGCGCCAATGTTGGCCATAGGATGACCAAACAAGGCTGGTGTAGTTGTAACCAAGATGTTTTCCAGCAAGCAACCTCGGACGATTGGCAAAAACAACGTCGTTTTTGGTGAAACATTCCTCTGCAAGAGCAGGGGAAGAGATAAGCAGGACGGGACGCGATCCAAATCGGAGGAAAAGCAAAGGACCATGCTTTTCTGAGATGTTGGCTAATGTTTTATGAAGTGGTTTCTTGAGTAGATATAAATGACCTATTATGGGCAATGAGATATAGGGACTTGGTGGGAGATTTTGGAATTTTCCAAGGAACTGGTTCTTTAGCAAGTAAAGGAAGGTGAAGAAGAGTATGTAGTATGAAATTTCCATGGTTCATGCAAATACAATCAAATAAGACTTTTTACAGTAGCTATAAATAACTAAAAAAGTTCAGCTCCTCTCACTGGATTCCTTATTTTCTGGTTTGAGGCTTAATCATTGTCAGATGATTCACATTTACTACTCTCTTcgttttaaaaagaatgacctcttttcctttttagtttgtttcaaaaaaaaaataacccccttttttttttgtaaaactttaatttcaacttttcatgtAGCATATTTAAGGCCACAAGATTAAATggtattttgatacatttgacataactttaatttaggatcacaagatgaatttttttttttttttcttaaacttcataTAAAGTCAAATTAGATCATTCTTTTGAAAACGGAGGCAGCATGTATTTTAGGTATCATCTGTGGACAGTGAGGTGCCACAAATCTGTAAACAATGATGGGTCATAATTAATTGTTGAATTTGACTTATGTGCACTAATAGTGTAAAGTTTACACTATCATGTCAAGATAACTTGCAACAATAAATAACTCAATGATGGTTTGGCAAGGATAATACCAAATAGTTTTGAGATAAATTATAATGtcatttaatttgttatttggtgggttaatttaaaataatttattttatgattaataattaatatcgAAATAAGTTATCCCATTTTGGGTGATATAGTAATTCTGggataaaatagataaaatgacaaatatattcctttaaatcctttttatttatcatttttcatattcattcatgtatattcacattatttttaatacaatatataataatattcaaCTTTCACTAttccatatttttattataattcttcatagttttctattaaaaaattatactgtataaatgtcattttaatttatgaatttatttgactaatttttatgtttgtttatattttaatttctctacaattgaattaaatatttttaatgatatatatacTTGATGCCAATGCTGTACATGTCATTTTCTTCAATTGTGTGTGCTGCTTCGATAACTTTAACCTATGTGGAATTAATTCAAGATTGTAAGGAATTCTATTACAATAAACTAGAGACAaaagaaaacaacaaaaatgTTTACTCTAACCAAGTGTTTGTAAGTTGCAcgctttattttcttttgttactccctCAGTTCCTACTCATATGACACTTTCCATTTTGGGACGATCCAAAATATTCGACCATTCTACCTACTTATGTACAACTTTCAAAGTAGGTAGAATCTACATCGATTCAATAgtatattttttgatttattctctTTAAGATACAATAATTCAACAACGTTGTACAACTCAAACAACTCTGGATTAGTTGAAGAGTCCAAAGCTCCACTACATGAACACCTTCCTTCAACATATAATACTCTCATTTTGTATAATGAATTAGTTGAAGacttagaaatatttttctttgtctCAACTCTCTTTCACTACACTATCTTTAATATACAAACACAATATgaacttttcatattttttcttttcttgtacaCTTTCCTTATCCTCAATATAATGTAAGACCACAATTATTTATAGATAAGGAATTCTTCCTTGTATTGAATATGAATAATGTATTAGAGGTTACAAGAGTTTAGAGGAAATTATAGCCACTTTCTACCACTAACTCATGAGGCATAAAATGCCACTACTCCCTCACGTAACTAAGGCAGAGGGAGCTACTATTGAAAACACCACTAACACTGTAGCAGAGGCGAAGGCGATTCTAGAAGCATGTAAACATAGCAGGTAGGAACAGcacaataatataatcattcaaACAGACTCTATGCTATTGTACAAGATTCTAGAAGGAAAATGGTCATGTCCCTGGATAATCATAGAGACGGTGACAGAAATCAAAACATCCTTACAGAACAAACAACATACATTCTAACACATTCTCAAGGAAGGAAATCAACTAGCAGACTACTTGGCAAATATTGCAATTGATAAAGGAGGGTGCAACTATGAAGATTTCAGCAGTTTGAAAGTAGCAGGAAGAAAGATCATTAACAGTGATAAACTAAAATGTCCCTATTTGAGAGTAACTCCAGCAAAGGGATAGAGAGGACAGGGAGGTTCAAAGTGTGTTTTgttttttggttgtttgtttatttctttcctAATCGATTGGACCATGTAATGAATAAGCTTTGCCCGAGGTAGTGTAAGGTGGTCTTTATACTCATtacttcattaataaaatatcaaaatttaaaataaaataaaaaaaagcagCAAATGAATGGCATTATTCTCAACATTCTGCTAAAAATTCAGTGCGACATTTACCTTTACAATCGAGGATTTGGCAAACAACTACTTGGTGATTCATCTTCCACCTGCATTGCGGCATTGGTTGAGACAATTTGTTGCTTTAGTTTTCATTGCAGCCTCCGTTTTCATTGAGGCCTTGGCAAGATTAACCTTTGGAATAGCCCTTTTTCGATCCTTGGTGAGCAAGTTGGTGTCACACTTCCTTTGAGACTTCGCAAGAGAGACACTTGGAGTACCTTTTTTTCCCACATAGCTCAAGCATGGAGAGAGAAATACTTGGTGTA
This Solanum dulcamara chromosome 1, daSolDulc1.2, whole genome shotgun sequence DNA region includes the following protein-coding sequences:
- the LOC129880717 gene encoding uncharacterized protein LOC129880717; this translates as MASSLFQKFQEAVKVLAKSPTFAKDPRSLQFEADVNRLFLYTSYNRLGKDVVEADAEEIIDMAGKASLADQQKQVQENVHSQITNFCKYMNHILQPDLKVKEKQGTSSSENNSSPRRSGLSLAIGRTAPSKDHIAIPESKPLKRTEVSQSLKDLMGYTLEVKPSRIPHEDAGQGLFIHGEADVGAVLAFYPGVIYSPAYYRYIPGYPQVDSQNSYLITRYDGAVINAQPWGAGGESREIWDGSSLPEPNHIMQADGKGSERIWKMLSKPLDGTRLGGNHEVLERRNPLAFAHFANHPAKDMVPNVMVCPYDFPLPEKHMRVYIPNISFGNDEEANMRRFGTFWFKSWKSGKNGLDVPVLKTLVLVATRAISNEEILLNYRLSNSKRRPPWYTPVDEEEDRRRWS